One Engraulis encrasicolus isolate BLACKSEA-1 chromosome 5, IST_EnEncr_1.0, whole genome shotgun sequence DNA segment encodes these proteins:
- the zgc:158689 gene encoding brain-specific angiogenesis inhibitor 1-associated protein 2-like protein 1 isoform X2: MAEVHRQIQVQLEDVLKLFHSELLSQLEQKLDLDIKYLTATLKKYQSERKSKAESIDRCQSQLKKLRRKSQGSRHPNKYGDREMQFVELMSRRQGELDTLVAMGYRSALTEERRRYCFLVDRQCAVTKILINYHCKVRELLSQKLSSWQLSCSQPTKLPERALNLLRFTAPQTPGASGIAEVLRHGKLGAGQAGEQRLSVQEVPPLLNGDSNRSQQQHHQQSPGQQPTPGQQHQPLRPTQSSPASDSPKQYSPGPQSFRALTGSSGSPPPPLHTQISSSGSSSNGGTMISTSPSSSGGGPTPSQHAPLHISTSLSSSILQCPPPLASAPSVLSMSSGPPSALGSMHGLALPSAPHSPPLPHSAPLSRAMTPVPSGHQGVGSSLPFGNPQLIKAAEVYATATLPLPRRPSETRTGGVGAGSTLPRVLPLSPPTRVEALFAHAPSIPTMGGGGGGGGGGGGSCLLNFLPGDILILLISEPRDGWHYGQNERTGRKGWFPFSYTQAFPSSGEQQEQSSLLLSKVNSTSTGQLDKLEKLEKLAPPPGSLQPSPDSEDESSVSSQRISTFRPRPYSMVNPETRQLSSEFGSAPPSPTRSNPFAHIRLRKTVTNDRSAPLIE; this comes from the exons TTGAAGCTGTTCCATTCAGAGCTCCTCTCCCAGCTGGAGCAGAAGTTAGACCTGGACATCAAATACTTGACT GCGACGCTGAAGAAGTACCAGAGCGAGAGGAAGTCCAAGGCGGAGTCCATCGATCGCTGCCAATCACAGCTGAAGAAGCTGCGCAGGAAGAGCCAGGGGAGCAGACACCCCAACAAGTATGGAGACCGAGAGATGCAG TTTGTGGAGCTGATGAGTAGAAGACAGGGGGAGCTGGACACACTGGTTGCCATGGGTTACCGCTCGGCCTTGACGGAGGAGAGGCGACGCTACTGCTTCCTGGTGGACCGGCAGTGTGCCGTCACCAAGATACTCATCAACTACCACTGTAAG GTGAGGGAGCTCCTGTCTCAAAAGCTGTCGTCATGGCAGCTGTCCTGCTCTCAGCCCACCAAGCTTCCAGAGAGAGCGCTGAACCTGCTCCGCTTCACTGCCCCGCAGACCCCAGGGGCTTCTGGGATAGCTGAGGTCCTCCGGCATGGCAAGTTAGGGGCAGGACAGGCAGGTGAACAG AGACTGTCCGTGCAGGAGGTTCCACCTTTGCTCAATGGAGATAGTAATCGCtctcagcagcagcaccaccagcagtcACCAGGGCAACAGCCAACACCAGGGCAACAGCACCAGCCCCTGAGGCCCACCCAGTCCTCACCAGCCAGCGACAGCCCTAAGCAGTACTCCCCCGGGCCCCAGTCCTTCCGTGCCCTGACCGGGTCCTCCGGcagccctcctccccctctccacactcagatcagcagcagcggcagcagcagcaatggcggCACCATGAtcagcaccagccccagcagtTCCGGAGGAGGACCCACGCCGTCCCAGCATGCACCTCTGCACATCAGCACCTCCCTCAGCAGCTCCATCCTGCAGTGCCCGCCGCCGCTGGCGTCTGCGCCCTCCGTCCTGTCCATGAGCTCCGGGCCTCCGTCCGCTCTCGGCTCCATGCACGGCCTGGCGCTGCCCTCGGCCCCCCACAGTCCTCCGCTGCCCCACAGCGCACCGCTCTCCAGGGCCATGACCCCCGTGCCCTCTGGCCATCAGGGCGTGGGGAGCTCGCTGCCCTTCGGTAACCCGCAGCTGATCAAGGCGGCGGAGGTGTATGCCACCGCCACACTGCCCTTGCCCAGAAGGCCCAGTGAGACACGAACGGGAGGAGTAG GAGCAGGTTCTACTCTCCCCCGGGTGCTTCCACTATCTCCCCCGACCCGAGTAGAGGCACTGTTTGCTCATGCCCCCTCCATCCCTactatgggaggaggaggaggaggaggaggaggaggagggggctctTGTCTGCTAAACTTCCTTCCTGGagacatcctcatcctcctcatcagcgAGCCCAGGGACGGATGGCATTACGGCCAGAACGAGAGAACTGGACG GAAAGGCTGGTTTCCTTTCTCTTACACGCAAGCTTTTCCAAGCTCAGGCGAACAACAGGAACAGAG ctCCCTCCTGCTGTCCAAGGTGAACAGCACCAGTACGGGCCAGCTGGATAAACTGGAAAAGCTGGAGAAGCTGGCCCCTCCTCCCGGCTCGCTGCAGCCGAGCCCGGACTCGGAGGACGAGAGCTCCGTATCCTCCCAGAGGATCAGCACCTTCAGGCCCAGGCCGTACAGCATGGTCAACCCAGAGACCCGCCAG CTCTCCTCCGAGTTTGGTTCGGCACCTCCCTCACCAACCAG GAGTAACCCCTTTGCTCACATCCGGCTCAGGAAGACAGTGACCAACGACCGTTCAGCCCCTCTCATTGAGTAA
- the ndufa3 gene encoding NADH dehydrogenase [ubiquinone] 1 alpha subcomplex subunit 3, protein MAGVGAFLRNAWNKEPVITASCALGLIAVVFPFVSPYTKYSAMINKATPYSYPVPVRDDGNMPDVPSHPCSQEGPNLEWLKKL, encoded by the exons ATGGCTGGCG TTGGAGCATTCCTTAGAAATGCCTGGAACAAGGAGCCTGTTATCACAGCCTCCTGCGCACTCGGTCTAATAG CTGTGGTCTTTCCATTTGTGAGCCCCTACACAAAGTACTCAGCCATGATCAACAAGGCAACACCGTACAGCTATCCAG tcccagTCCGAGATGATGGGAACATGCCAGATGTCCCCAGCCACCCGTGCAGTCAAGAGGGTCCCAACCTGGAGTGGCTGAAGAAGCTGTAA
- the tfpt gene encoding TCF3 fusion partner isoform X2: protein MMEDFSGLALPPLFGGHILEAELEPDGVELGPGEVELGPGGGELLDSAETAQDEEERRELDKRKYLALNKRCKEIEQVNDKILGRLHQVQRITRSLKKERRLLMKTLDSYGDDYRNAQLNILLEDDVASALEFLPGADDDRPNGHASSSPSVPQQSTKKKRHRVPKKEEKEAQVDPELSMLAETKFTGFPSPNSLSH from the exons ATGATGGAAGACTTTTCTGGACTGGCTTTGCCCCCTCTTTTTGGGGGACACATTCTCGAAGCGGAGTTGGAGCCCGATGGAGTAGAGTTGGGACCAGGAGAGGTGGAACTGGGACCTGGAGGAGGCGAGCTCTTGGACAGTGCAGAGACTGCCCAAGACGAAGAGGAAAGACGGGAACTCGACAAGAGGAAATACCTGGCGCTAAACAAGAGATGCAAAGAAATAGAGCAG gtgaatgacaaaattctCGGTCGCCTACACCAGGTGCAAAGAATAACACGCAGTCTGAAAAAGGAGAGAAG GTTATTAATGAAAACCCTGGACTCTTATGGGGATGACTACAGGAACGCACAACTAAATATCCTTCTTGAG GATGATGTTGCGAGTGCTTTAGAATTCCTGCCAGGAGCAGACGATGACAGGCCAAATGGCCATGCCAGCTCCTCTCCTTCGGTACCACAACAGTCAACAAAAAAGAAGAGGCATCGCGTCcccaagaaagaagaaaaggaggcACAG GTGGACCCAGAGCTTTCCATGCTGGCTGAAACAAAATTCACAGGCTTCCCCAGTCCCAACTCCCTCTCACACTGA
- the tfpt gene encoding TCF3 fusion partner isoform X1 produces the protein MMEDFSGLALPPLFGGHILEAELEPDGVELGPGEVELGPGGGELLDSAETAQDEEERRELDKRKYLALNKRCKEIEQVNDKILGRLHQVQRITRSLKKERRLLMKTLDSYGDDYRNAQLNILLEDDVASALEFLPGADDDRPNGHASSSPSVPQQSTKKKRHRVPKKEEKEAQVNIVSGEIVDPELSMLAETKFTGFPSPNSLSH, from the exons ATGATGGAAGACTTTTCTGGACTGGCTTTGCCCCCTCTTTTTGGGGGACACATTCTCGAAGCGGAGTTGGAGCCCGATGGAGTAGAGTTGGGACCAGGAGAGGTGGAACTGGGACCTGGAGGAGGCGAGCTCTTGGACAGTGCAGAGACTGCCCAAGACGAAGAGGAAAGACGGGAACTCGACAAGAGGAAATACCTGGCGCTAAACAAGAGATGCAAAGAAATAGAGCAG gtgaatgacaaaattctCGGTCGCCTACACCAGGTGCAAAGAATAACACGCAGTCTGAAAAAGGAGAGAAG GTTATTAATGAAAACCCTGGACTCTTATGGGGATGACTACAGGAACGCACAACTAAATATCCTTCTTGAG GATGATGTTGCGAGTGCTTTAGAATTCCTGCCAGGAGCAGACGATGACAGGCCAAATGGCCATGCCAGCTCCTCTCCTTCGGTACCACAACAGTCAACAAAAAAGAAGAGGCATCGCGTCcccaagaaagaagaaaaggaggcACAGGTGAATATAGTGTCGGGTGAAATT GTGGACCCAGAGCTTTCCATGCTGGCTGAAACAAAATTCACAGGCTTCCCCAGTCCCAACTCCCTCTCACACTGA
- the mrpl51 gene encoding large ribosomal subunit protein mL51 — protein MSAFASLMRSGITICQTSIQQCTRQFSTSLCSRIRMHSIPQPKVVDRWTEKRSMFGVYDNIGILGEFKVHPKDTVKGPIWLKGFRGNELERCIRKKKMVKDRMMVDDMHNLDKRIRFLYRRFNRYGKHR, from the exons ATGTCTGCCTTTGCGTCTTTGATGAGAAGTGGAATAACCATTTGTCAGACGTCGATACAGCAGTGCACGAGACAATTCTCTACAA GTCTGTGTTCTCGCATACGGATGCATTCCATCCCTCAACCAAAGGTGGTCGACCGATGGACAGAAAAAAGAAGCATGTTTGGGGTCTATGACAACATTGGGATTCTGG GAGAGTTCAAAGTGCACCCCAAAGACACTGTGAAAGGGCCCATCTGGCTTAAAGGTTTCCGTGGCAATGAGTTGGAACGCTGTATTCGTAAAAAGAAGATGGTGAAAGACAGGATGATGGTGGATGACATGCACAACCTGGACAAGCGTATCCGCTTCCTCTATCGCAGATTCAACCGCTATGGAAAGCACCGGTAA